cgcaggtgtacattgacggtccttaaacaagccctcataataaatttctgattgataaattcacttgtgtaatggattactgtgaactgtgtgatgatgattgacttatgatcaataatatggtagtaaacaatacattgtattctaaagacacAGTTATATTGTGttctatattttataatataatataaatataattttttaatatttaaagataactatgtataattatttcatcattatatattgaattattgttatatgaggggctttctcagctgtatatgcaattaaatgcgattaacaccatgtaattaatttgataaaaaagtttaatcgattgacagcccttgtatatatagtgtcaaatgctCGCAAAAAAGATGCATCTTCAGATATTTCTCGAAGGTGGCTAGAGAATCAGCTGCTCGGGAGTTTGACAACCGTAGTTCCACCAGCGAGGAACAGTTGAAGTGAAGGTCTGGGAGAGTGGTTTGTGTCTCTGTAGGATGACATCACGAGGCACCACTTACCTGGTGATCGTAAGCTTCTGGTGGGCAGAGAGAGAGTGTAGATGGTAGGTTGCGGAGCTAGTGGTTGTTCTGTGAGCATCAATGCCTTGAACTTGATGCGAGCGACCATTGGCAACCAGTGCAGTTTGATGAACAGGTGTGACTTGTGCTCTCTTGGGCTCATCGAAGACCAATCTTGATATTATATCAAATCGAGATAACATCGAATCATGAACCTTAATGTACAACAACTGAATCGTGAGATAACCATATCATACAACACCTGGTTGTGAAATTTAAAATCTTTCAAGACTAACCAGTCTAACCAGGCTGTCGTTTCTAACTGTAACCTTTGCCCTTTGACATCTAGGCAGCGGGAACAGGAAAGGAAAGAGGCAGAGGAGGTGTCAGTGAAAGAAGTTGAGGATTGGGAGCATTCCTTGCTGTCTTTATCAGAACCGTGGACGATCCAAACCATGTGGGAGCTCCCAGCCATCGGCCACTTCCTGTGTCTTGCCCAAACGGCTCTCAACCTCCCTGAGATCGTTTTCTACGAGCTTGAGCGTTGCTTGTTGATGCCTCGCTGTAGTTCTTTCCTCGATAAGGTCATGACGTCTCTTCTCTGCCATCCGCACAAGAGAGCGAACCTGCACCGCCGCCTGGCACTGCCCTACAGGAAGTGGGAGGCGGAGTTACGTCGGAGGATGCAGGGCTGGTACCAGGCGGTCGGGAGTGTTGAAGACCAGGTCACTCGAGCAGAACAGCTCGGACTTTGCCATCAGTTCTTTTGGACTCTGGGCGAGGTAAATCCTCTAGAGGAAATGGCGTTCCACCAGCTTCCGTTTAACCAGCGTGTTTGGCTCCTAAAGGGACTCTGTGATCATGTGTACGAGACGCAGAAAGACGTGCAGGATGCCGTTCTCGGGCAGCCCATTCATGAGTGCCGCGAGTCTATCTTGGGCTACGACGGTGAGGAGAACACCTACATACACTTTCCACACTTTTGCGGCGCAGACTTGAGGATCTATCGCCAGAGTCCTTGTCTCGCAATGGAGTTTCCTCTACCAGTGTTCCACGTCAAGAGATCTGAGCCGGAAACGGGCTCAATCGGGTCAGAATTTAAGGTGGAATTGAATGAGAAGGGACTGATTCTGTCCGTAGATGGTGTAAAGTTAGAGAATGACAGCTCATGCAATACGGAGCCGTACGCATGGGGCGTAAACGAAGATTTGCTCTCCGACAAAGAGGATCTGGATCAGAAATGTCCTTCAAGTGTCCTCTTAGGGTGCAAGGAAGTTTCTTCAGAGTCTTCAAGAGGCATTCGAGAGAAGTCCACGGAGGAAGAACATTCAAAAAAAGAGGATGAGTCAGATTGTGAGCCGTGGTTCAGAGTTGGCGACAGCTGCTACCGAGGCAAGTCACCTGCCAATTCTCTTATCTCACATACTGACAAAAGTCCTAACAAGGACATGATTCACAAGACACGTGAGGAGCACAGTCCCTGTTCAGAGTGTTCTGGGGTGTCCAAGGAAACATCACGGCACTGCTCATGCTGTCGGCTCTTAAATGACCCGATCAAACCTGAAGTCACCCGCCCACAGCAAGACAACTCCACACAGGGGGCAACAGAAATTACACGTGCCAGgaaaaagaagaggaagaaaaagaaagagagtaaGTTTGGGGTGAGAAAAACCAAGTCAaacaaagtgaacttgaagaacaGAAAAGCTAAAAGCAGCCTGCACAGAGCCGCCAGCACCATGAAGAAGGACAAGAGGAAAAAACGAAAACTTGGTAAGTGAAATATTTCTTGATCTTTTAAGAAAACTGTTTGATTGTGAAAGTCAGAAGGTTTTTTGTAGAAtggtaatttatgaaaaaattcattcattcattgttttGATATGAAATTACAGAGCCAAGGTGGGAATTATTTGCGTGaccttgaaatagttttgcatgcagtaataatattttttgttacctcgcaataagttttgcgtgccctgGCAACAGTGtgcgttccctcgcaacagtgtgcgttccctcgcaacagtGTGCGTTCCGTCGCAACAGTGTGCGTTCCGTCGCAACAGTTTGTTCCATCGCAACACTGTGTGTTCCCTCATTACGattatcatggttaaaatatgtgaACTGTAGGAAAATCATTGTACATTTATTGTGAGGGTAAaactgtcctctaaggggctccgtatGATATTCATGCATTTCATTGAAAATGATCTCTTATGCTTAAAATACGTCCCTAAACTTTAGTCGTCTCTCTGGTAGTGTTGTAACTGTGGCATTTAAGTACATGTTGTGTCATGTTGAAATGCTTTATACTGTCTCTGTAAGTCACACATTACTGATACTCTCTAATAATTCACCAGGGAAAACCTTAGACAGGAAGATGATGTCGGTGAAGGGAAAAGCAGGATGTGGACTGCTGCCAGCCCAACCATCATTTCAGGTGAGTTAATCTTTCCTTACCTATAAAACTGAAGAGAGCTATTAAACATTATACGTACATGCTGTGCCAGGTGACATTTAATTAGGGATTGTGTTTGCACAGAGAATTCACTAGAGGGCAGAAAGAAATAGTTTAGAATTAAACAAATTTGATGTCACAATAATATATTACCATGATGTACAGTActagtttatttgtttatatatttattttaataaaatatatgtcCATGCAAAATTTATTGCAATTTCTAAATAATTGTAATAGTTCACAGCTCAAAAACAAGCTAATTTAAGAACCGTTtctgttctttctctttttcttctgaCATCTGTTTGATATTTGTGTTGTGTAGTTGGTTTGCTCCAGTCTGGATGATCTCAGAGTTCTGATTAATAAAACAGAAGATGAGCTGGATGAACTGGACTGCGGCAAAAAGAGATCTGTTAGTAAgagagggacacacacacacacacacacacacacacactcacacacgcatacacacgcacatgcacacacacacacacacacacacacactcacacacgcatacacacgcacatgcacacacacacacacacacacgcacacacacacacgcaatcacacacgcatacacgcgcacacacacagacatacacacacgcatacacgcgcacacacacagacatacacacacacatacacacacgcaatcacacacgcatacacgcgcacacacacagacgtacacacacgcatacacacgcacatgcacacacacgcacaccacgcatatacacacacacgcacacacacacgcaatcacacacgcatacacgcacacacacacagacatacacacacgcatacacacgcacacacacacatacacacacacacatacacacacatacacacacacgcacacacacacatacacacacacgcatacgcacacacacgcgcacacacacacacgcacactcacgcatgcatacacacacacgcgcacacacacacgcacactcacacatgcatacacacacacgcacacacacacagacatacacgcacacacacacctgcacacgcacacacacacatacacacacacacacatacacacacacacacatacacgcgcacacacatacacatacacgcacacacacacacatacacacacactcacacacgcatacacacgcacatgcacacacacgcactcacacacgcatacacgcacacacacagacatacacgcacacacacgcatacacactcacacactctcacacacagacatacacgcacacgcatacacacacacatacacgcacacacatacacacacacacacacacacagacatacacgcacatacacacacatacacgcgcacacacatacacacacacacacgcacacacacatatacacatgtacacacacacacatacacacgcatgttgtgtttccatgttttatggggactttccatagacataatggtttttatactgtacaaactttatattctatcccctaaacctaaccctacccctaaacctaaccctcacagaaaactttctgcatttttacattttcaaaaaacataatttagtatgatttataagctgttttcctcatggggaccgacaaaatgtccccacaaggtcaaacatttcgggttttactatccttatggggacatttggtccccacaaagtgataaatacacgctcacacacatgcatacacacacacatacacacacacacagacatacacgcacacacgcatacacacacatacacgcacacacacacacatacatgcgcacacacacacacagacatacacgcacacacgcatacgcacacacacatacacgcacacacgtacatgtacatgtacatgaAACTTGACAGTATTTTTTTCTATTCGCATATATCAGCAAATGTGCTGTTGTTTCATTTAAACcactgttttaatgtttttttttaagaaagaacaTTAAATAAGCATATAAGTACTACAATaagtaaaaatatacatattcatatatatttatataatatactataattgtgtataattttaataatttcatttgAAGTTAATAATtccaatatatttaaaataaatagtgatgaatattgtttttgtattgaattaagatttttaatgAAAGTAAACATTTTCTTGCAGCTTTTACAGGCTGTCATGATATGAGATACAAGTCAAATCCAGTGTTTATCAGTTCCTGAAgtttgatttatttaataaagattaaacgaaatgtgttttgtgtatttCAGGGAAGAATGCAACACAAAAGAGCCACTGTGAAAGAGTTACACATCACACTTATAAGGCTGCTGAACGAGCTGTTACCATGGGAACCCAAACTAGTCAAGGCCTTCCAGAGGAACAGGTAAAGGGAGTAGTTGTTGGGATAGagattttgttatttttctaCAATTACAAACAGTAAGTACATTTGGCCTTTAGCAGGCATAATTTTCTTATGGCACTACTTTAAAGTGCATTTTTGAAAAGCAGCCGATTCTGCTACGTGCTGTAGTACTTAAACCACATTGTGAAGCCACGTGTTAATGCTGAATATAGACGGGGAAACTTGAATCTGTGCAATACTATTTTTCCCCTTCTCTGCTATTTGCAACTGTAATCTTTTGGTACAGAATGTTGTTGTGGTTTCTCAAACTTCTGCAATTTATTCTGGTTGTTTGACCAAAGAAGGGTTTTCTCAAATGATCCGGGACGTGAATTTGAATTATATCCAAGAATGAGCTTTCCATTGTAATGCGCTGTGAGTGATACACCTCACTGCGTTCAACAGGCAAAGAGAtgttgtccatttatttgtttagctTAAGGTGATGTTTCCTGTAACAGAGCTTTTGTGAATTCTTCTGTGTCCTTGTCCTCAACAGAGCACGCTTGAAAAAGGAGTGTGACGATTTCAAAAAACACCCCGAATATGAGAActttatcagggaacaggtggATACAGTGGATTTTGTTTCTGTGTTGTCCACAGAAACAATAAGGGAGTTGGAAGATGGAGAAGTCAAAATGAACAGGAGTATGAAGGAAGATTCTGAGGCAGCAGGTGAGTCACAAACATTTTGCAAAATGGCTAATTTtatcatttacaaaaatgtaaatagtagAGTTCTTGCGAATGTAAATTACATGATAAAGTTGCACAAACTgaactaaataatttttacacaaaCTTGAGGAGAATATGTTTAGAGGAGTGAAAATATTCTAATGCAGATAAAACCAAAGATTATTAAACTACTCACTGCGATACCATACCCTCTCAAGATGCATTGATgccgactatcacacctggagtcgtgagtttgggaattcagggcgtgctgagtgactccagtcaggtctccatagcaaccaaattgggccggttgctaaggagggtagagtcacatgggataacctcctcgtggtcactataatgtggttctcgctctcagtggggcatgtggtgagttgtgtgtggatgcctctgagaatagcgtgaagcctccacacgtgctacgtctccatggtaacaagccacgtgataagatgcgcggattggcggtctcagacgcggaggcaactgagattcgtcctccaccacccggattgaggcgagtcactacaccaccacgaggactcagagcacattgggaattgggtattccaaatttgTAACAAGTAAATATATATGCTTGTATCCTTACAAATATCCTTGCTTATCTCTTTACCTTGTGTCGTTTCAGCAAaacttatattttataataatctatttttattttccatttttaaaagtaatcatattaaaACTGTTGAAATTTACAATATAGATGTGAAATATTTGTTTAGAATGATGCATGCTGCCCTTCTTTTGCAGAGAATGTAAATCAAATTGGAAATCATAAATTAAAATGCCAAGAGGACCGACCTGAAATTGTCATGTCAGGTAATGAATCTGGACACTTTACTCGCGCTTCAAAGCGCCGCCAGAGTGGTGCAATCCATGAGGAATTGAGCCCGTCCAAGAGAGGCAAAATGGACCCCGAGAGTTCTTTGACTTCTGAACTTAATCTGGAGATTGTGTCCAGCAAACAAAACACAGTAATGACAAGCCCACCGACCTCTCAAAGAGCTTCAGTGTTGACCACGTCTGCGAGTAGCTTTCAGGGGACTTACAAGCCAATACAGGCATTATTGGCCAAGAGTGTTGGAAACAAGGTGACCTTAATAAGTCATCCAAAGGCTGCAGTGATGGCTCAGATGCTTCATAACAAGACAGCGTCTGCATCTGTTCCACCTGTCCAACCTTCAGCTACCTGTCCACCAACACAACCCTCTGATCCTGTCTCTATAATAATACCAACGGCCACAACAGAAAGCACTGGACAGTTGGTGTATAAGACTGCAGGAGGCTTGGGGCTTCTCAGGAAAGGGAACCCTTCAGTGAAGTTTTCAGTGCAGCCATTTTTAGATCAAAATTCAGGGGAGAAGGTAATGCAACAAATTGTTATCTTGCCTTCGAATCTACTGATTCAAAGCACTGAGAAAAAGACTGCTCAGGAGTCACCTGAAGTGACCTCCTCTTCCATCCCTAAGACTACAACGTACTTGTCCAATGCTTCAGGGTTCACTGTACCAGAAAACAAGGTTCCTGTCCAGCAAATGGCCCCACTGAAAGATACCAGTGATGATAGAACACCATCTGCTGCTATTTTACCCAGTTTACGGACGTTACAATCAACTACCGGAGGTTTCACTGTGCCTAAAAAGACTATTGAACCAAAGGTGACCCTAAACAAATCCTTTACCCCAACCAGTCCAGCCAAACCTGACTGTAAGCAGGAACTTAGGACAGTGTGCATCAGAGACTCACAGTCCATTCTTGTCACTACTAGAGGAGGTAACACAGGGGTGGTGAAGGTTCAAACTTCAGAACAGTGTGGAACTGGTGCATTACCATCCAGCCCAGTTTTTGCCCTCTCTCCACAACTTCAAGCTTTTCTGGTGTCAAAGTCTTCCACATCCACTACACAAGCTGCTCCTGGTACCCTCAGTCCAAACACTTTACCTGACATCATTCCTCTAATCAATAGAGGTTCTCTTCAGTCATTCTCAAAGGATATAATTCCAGTCAGCTCATCTGCTCTGGTCACAGGAACGTTAGCTTCTTCAACCCTAAATCATGCTTTCTCTGCTGCTGGCGGTCTAGCCACGGGTAAATCATCTTACCTGGCTGCAAGAAAAAGCAGTGACAGTGTCCTTGTAACTGTGAAGGATGTCCCAGGTGTTCAGCAGAATACCGTCTCTAAATGTATAATGAAACCCCCACAAAAGATAACTCTACCAGGAAGCAGTACCCCAGACCAGTCCAGCCTTCAAAATGTTTTTCTAGTCACACCTTCAACAAATGTTCCCTCAGCGGCAGCAAACGTTGCCTCCACTACTGCATCATGTACCATGCCTGGATCAAGGGTCATGTTCATAAACCGCCCCACTGCCTCTGACAAATCTGCACTAACCATTCCTAAAGGACTGACAACTTCAGAAGCCAGCATTTCTTCTGCAACTTCTACTCCAGCATTTGAAGCCTTGAATGTCATACCCAAGCTTGGGACAACTTTTGGCTGCACTGCTTCTGGTGGGATGGACAATGTCCAGAGCATCAGCGTACCAGGGTTGACATCCAGGATATTTAGGACAAACAAGAACATACCCGAATCTTCTACAAAAACTACACCTGTAAATGTCTCCAAGGTGCTTGCAATGTCAACATCAAGTAGGCTACAAACTGGTCAGAAGAACAATGTTGTTGCAAGCAGCTGTCCTTCAGGAAATTGTGAAAGTCCTCTCAAAGCAACTGGATCTGTTGATGGCAGAACTGTCACATTTTCAACACTGGGCACTGGTCACATGGCGTCCTCTGCACTTTTATCAGTTGTAAAACAGGATGTTTCTTCGTCTGTCTCAacaacattttcagtgttaaatgCTCTTAACAGTAAACCTGGGTTTACCTTTGGCAACTCTACTTCAAATATATCTGGTAGTCTAATTAGCAAACACACTACTTTAACAAATGAAGTAATGCCACAAATTAACAAGCCACATATTATCTCACCCCTTTGCTTATCACCCTCGTCAATTAAACCAACTGCATTCACTTCAACTTCAGGAGTGTCCCATCCTATAACCATGCGTAGCACTCCGCAACCACAAACAGGAAGGATCTCTTCTTCAACTCCagtggtcatgacctctgggGTTCGAACTCCAGCCCCTGAAACCAAAAATGTGCAGGGAAAAATCGTGATCAATACCACTGCGCCACTTGCCCCTGGAACTCAACTCCTGATCAACAACACCAGATTTGTTGTACCTGCTCAAGGCCTTGGACCTGGTTGTCATGTTCTGCTTATCTCTAACTCTTCTCCTGGAGGTTTGCAAGGGTCAATTCCTGCCGCCTCTGTTCCCAGAAGTCCAAACTGTTCTGCTCCTAGCCCTGTTCCTTCAGAGATTAGATTGGTagcaccacagaaaacactggTCAGGCTGCCCTCACCCACCTCAACAAACGTTTGGCACTCTGATGGAGTCTGTCGGCAGATGATCAAAACTCCACTGGCTGCTTCCGGTCCTACTGCTCTACAAACTCTATGTTCTGATGTATCATCAGGACAACCAGGCTTGAGCAACATTGTAAGACTTCCTATCTTCCAAACTTCTGAAGGAAAAGGACTCTTAGTTACACCTTCACAGGGCATGACTGGCTGCCCCAAAGAAACCAATGTCATTTGTACCCTTGCACAAGGGGGTTTACAGAGCACAACTTCGCCTATACTCCTGCAGGCAAGACTTGCAAATACACCACCCCAAAACCAAGTGGCACCAGCTGTACCACCATTGAAAACTGTGATTTCAAGGAATTCGCCAATAGTGACCGTGCCACCTATGAGTAGCACAATATCAAGGATGCAGAAACTTCCAGTTGCAACTGTTCCACCAATTGGGAGTCCTGCCGCTCCTATTGCAACTGTTTCTCCATTGTTGAATACGGTAATATTGACATCTTGTCAACCAATCAGGGCTGTGCAACCTGGGACAACTGGTAAGCCTGTCATTTTACCGCAGCCACTACAAGGTCAAAGCAAGTCTCCAGTACAGGTTCCCACTAGTGTGTTGACCACCTACACCCCGAGTAAACTGCTTTTGAGTCCAGATGGTGCCATCTTAAACATTGTTCATGCATCAACACCAGCAAGCCTAAAGGAGATGTCAAAGCCAATGACCACACAAGTGGTTGTTCCCACAACTACTAGCGTTACTGCaccttttttaaatacaaatgatcTGCGTAAACAACCAGATATTCCAGGGGGACTTATTCACTAAAATCTTTCTGGAAGTAATCTGTTTTCCTGTTGTTTCCCTTGTTTGATTATAGAGGATGATCTGTTTAGTGGTTTGGGCTTTGGTAGAACATGTTGGATTGTTGGGCTTCCTTTGGTTTCATTTCTCATTATATTGAAAGGCTGAATACTAAATATCCAAATTACATTTTGCCCTTTATAATACATATTGGGAAAAACAATGAATTGGTTAACCTTAGTGTTGTAAATAAATTTGGCTTCACAAAGAAAGGGAATTTGAAATGGCCAGTAATGTACATAGTAAAAGTATTTGTTTTTGTACTCCATTTGTATGCAAAGGTTTGAATGTTTTGTAGCATTCATTGACAGAACCATTAAATGATTGATATTATTAGAACAGTCTTCGGTGTGTTTAAGAGTATGTCTGTCAAATCTCTGAGGTTCAAGTTCAGTATTATCAGATATTTTCTGATTACGGTTTTGTTTGTGTTTCCTCTATAGCCTATACATGGAAATAAACTTGCCTTATTTATGACTTAGTAtgcttgtttttttaattcattaaactagagatcgaccgatagtggatttttcaGAGACTGATAACGAAGGTGGTAAAAAAGGTAAATAACAGATTAATATGgcataaaaatatgtattttttttaatccatttaTAGAATGATTTTTCAGGCTTTCCTTCgtatgacaggcacagacattgaggctagaaaagttatgaaaaattatgaaaaaccagaaaaattatgattttgtgcATAAAGCTcgactttaaactttaaacaaacaacccagaaatacacGGGGGACTTGGCaacgttacaatgctctatatgtaattattaaccaaattaagcttttatagcctgtatattgtgtgtgtttgtgtgtgtgtgtgtgtatgagagagagagtgtgtgtgagtgtgtgtgtatgagagagagtgtgtgtgagcgtgtatttatcactttgtggggaccaaatgtccccataaggatagtaaaacccgaaatgtttgaccttgtggggacattttgtcggtccccatgaggaaaacagcttataaatcatactaaattatgttttttgaaaatgtaaaaatgcagaaagttttctgtgagggttaggtttaggggtagggttaggtttaggggatagaatataaagtttgtacagtataaaaaccattatgtctatggaaagtccccataaaacatggaaacacaacatgtgtgtttgtgtgtgtgtgtgtgtgtgtgtgtgagtgtgtgtgtatgagagagagtgtgtgtgtttgtgtgagtgtgtgtgtgtgtgtgtgtgtatgagagagagagtgtgtgtgagtgtgtgtgtatgagagagagtgtgtgtgtttgtgtgagtgtgtgtgtttgtgtgagtgtgtgtgtgtgtatgagagagagagtgtgtgtgagtgtgtgtgtatgagagagagagagagtgtgtgtgagtgtgtgtgtgtatgagagagagtgtgtgtgtgtatgagagagagagtgtgtgtgtatgagagtgtgtgtgtgtgtgtatgagagagagagtgtgtgtgagtgtgtgtgtgtatgagagagagtgtgtgtgtgtgtgtatgagagagagagagtgtgtgtgtgtgtgtgtgtgtgtgtatgagagagagtgtgtgtgtgtatgagagagagagtgtgtgtgtgtatgagagagagagtgtgtgtgtgtgtgtgtgtatgagagagagagtgtgtgtgagtgtgtgtatgagagagagagtgtgtgtgagtgtgtgtgtatgagagagagtgtgtgtgtttgtgtgtgtgtgtgtataagagagagtgtgtgtgagtgtgtgtgtgtgtgtgtgtgtgtgtgtgtgtgtgtatgagagagagagtgtgtgtgagtgtgtgtgtatgagagagagagagagtgtgtgtgtgtgtgtgtatgagagagagtgtgtgtgtgtgtatgagagagagtgtgtgtgtgtgtgtgtatgagagagagagtgtgtgtgtatgagagtgtgtgtgtgtgtgtatgagagagagagtgtgtgtgagtgtgtgtgtgtatgagagagagagtgtgtgtgtgtgtgtgtatgagagagagtgtgtgtgtgtatgagagagagagtgtgtgtgtatgagagagagagagtgtgtgtgtgtgtgtgtatgagagagagagtgtgtgtgagtgtgtgtatgagagagagagtgtgtgtgagtgtgtgtgtatgagagagagagagtgtgtgtgtgtatgagagagagtgtgtgtgtgtatgagagagagagtgtgtgtgtatgagagagagagtgagtgtgtgtgtgtatgagagagagtgtgtgtgtatgagagattgtgtgtgtgtgtgtgtatgagagagtgtgtgtgagtgtgtgtgtatgagagagagagagtgtgtgtgagtgtgtgtgtatgagagtgtgtgtgtgtgtgtgtgtgtatgagagagagtgtgtgtgtgtgtatgagagagagtgtgtgtgtgtgtgtatgagagagagagtgagtgtgtgtgtgtatgagagtgtgtgtgtgtgtgtgtagagagagtgtgtgtgtgtatgagagtgtgtgtgtgtgtgtgtgtgagagagagtgtgggtgtgtgtgtgagtgtgtatgagagagtgtgggtgtgtagtgtgaatgtgtgtgtgtatgagagtgtgtgtgtgtgtgtgtgtgtgtgtgtgtatgagagagagtgtgtgtgtgtgtatgagagagagagtgtgtgtgttagtgtgtgtgtgtgtgtgtatatgagagtgtgtatgtgtgtgtgtatgagagagagagtgtgtgtagtgcatgtgtggtgtgtgtagtgcgtgtgagagtgtgtgtgtgtagtgcatgtgcagtgtgtgtgtagtgagtgtgtgtgtgtactgtatatatttcaccTGATTAGATGAGAAATAAGATAAAGAACtatcggccgatatatcggtctacattAAACGTATTGGAGGATTAAATTATTGCACATTTGCCTACTTTGG
The Xyrauchen texanus isolate HMW12.3.18 chromosome 34, RBS_HiC_50CHRs, whole genome shotgun sequence DNA segment above includes these coding regions:
- the LOC127628178 gene encoding uncharacterized protein KIAA2026-like, with the protein product MKLHSDSNDSGHACESMSNAAQDMNLNHCLTLTSCGLKHGSQDCGPGWLEEPEQLCNGLSDQSELENFMSHCEKSKVDPDRVTVTFEDDSRSLTSSTLDDEDGVALEIQQAYRIFQSFLSEKHKAIAAPFWHPIGPGAHGDQAPDSDMCFRKMDDKFVNREYESITAFVADFRLMLENCYRFHGVDHWISKQAQKLEIILEQKLTLLSRTLREKTTLAVTSRGRFGTEDEKGPVGTSSRRRSVPRNLAAITVGGSETIMVQALRLEELQRAKEERRQREQERKEAEEVSVKEVEDWEHSLLSLSEPWTIQTMWELPAIGHFLCLAQTALNLPEIVFYELERCLLMPRCSSFLDKVMTSLLCHPHKRANLHRRLALPYRKWEAELRRRMQGWYQAVGSVEDQVTRAEQLGLCHQFFWTLGEVNPLEEMAFHQLPFNQRVWLLKGLCDHVYETQKDVQDAVLGQPIHECRESILGYDGEENTYIHFPHFCGADLRIYRQSPCLAMEFPLPVFHVKRSEPETGSIGSEFKVELNEKGLILSVDGVKLENDSSCNTEPYAWGVNEDLLSDKEDLDQKCPSSVLLGCKEVSSESSRGIREKSTEEEHSKKEDESDCEPWFRVGDSCYRGKSPANSLISHTDKSPNKDMIHKTREEHSPCSECSGVSKETSRHCSCCRLLNDPIKPEVTRPQQDNSTQGATEITRARKKKRKKKKESKFGVRKTKSNKVNLKNRKAKSSLHRAASTMKKDKRKKRKLGKTLDRKMMSVKGKAGCGLLPAQPSFQLVCSSLDDLRVLINKTEDELDELDCGKKRSGRMQHKRATVKELHITLIRLLNELLPWEPKLVKAFQRNRARLKKECDDFKKHPEYENFIREQVDTVDFVSVLSTETIRELEDGEVKMNRSMKEDSEAAENVNQIGNHKLKCQEDRPEIVMSGNESGHFTRASKRRQSGAIHEELSPSKRGKMDPESSLTSELNLEIVSSKQNTVMTSPPTSQRASVLTTSASSFQGTYKPIQALLAKSVGNKVTLISHPKAAVMAQMLHNKTASASVPPVQPSATCPPTQPSDPVSIIIPTATTESTGQLVYKTAGGLGLLRKGNPSVKFSVQPFLDQNSGEKVMQQIVILPSNLLIQSTEKKTAQESPEVTSSSIPKTTTYLSNASGFTVPENKVPVQQMAPLKDTSDDRTPSAAILPSLRTLQSTTGGFTVPKKTIEPKVTLNKSFTPTSPAKPDCKQELRTVCIRDSQSILVTTRGGNTGVVKVQTSEQCGTGALPSSPVFALSPQLQAFLVSKSSTSTTQAAPGTLSPNTLPDIIPLINRGSLQSFSKDIIPVSSSALVTGTLASSTLNHAFSAAGGLATGKSSYLAARKSSDSVLVTVKDVPGVQQNTVSKCIMKPPQKITLPGSSTPDQSSLQNVFLVTPSTNVPSAAANVASTTASCTMPGSRVMFINRPTASDKSALTIPKGLTTSEASISSATSTPAFEALNVIPKLGTTFGCTASGGMDNVQSISVPGLTSRIFRTNKNIPESSTKTTPVNVSKVLAMSTSSRLQTGQKNNVVASSCPSGNCESPLKATGSVDGRTVTFSTLGTGHMASSALLSVVKQDVSSSVSTTFSVLNALNSKPGFTFGNSTSNISGSLISKHTTLTNEVMPQINKPHIISPLCLSPSSIKPTAFTSTSGVSHPITMRSTPQPQTGRISSSTPVVMTSGVRTPAPETKNVQGKIVINTTAPLAPGTQLLINNTRFVVPAQGLGPGCHVLLISNSSPGGLQGSIPAASVPRSPNCSAPSPVPSEIRLVAPQKTLVRLPSPTSTNVWHSDGVCRQMIKTPLAASGPTALQTLCSDVSSGQPGLSNIVRLPIFQTSEGKGLLVTPSQGMTGCPKETNVICTLAQGGLQSTTSPILLQARLANTPPQNQVAPAVPPLKTVISRNSPIVTVPPMSSTISRMQKLPVATVPPIGSPAAPIATVSPLLNTVILTSCQPIRAVQPGTTGKPVILPQPLQGQSKSPVQVPTSVLTTYTPSKLLLSPDGAILNIVHASTPASLKEMSKPMTTQVVVPTTTSVTAPFLNTNDLRKQPDIPGGLIH